CGTTTCTGACCGACGAGCCGACGCGGCTGATGCAGGCGTTTGTAAACCGGAGGCGGTAGGCCTCCTCGATTCGAACGGCCAATTCTCATCCGAATCACGACATTTTCTCATGGCGGGCGCGGTTGCATTTTTTGCGCCGCATCATATGATCATCATAATCTTACACCTCATCGCCAGGGAGTCTTGTCATGGCCGAAGCCGCCGATCCCGTCGTCATCGTCTCCGCCGCCCGAACGCCGCTCGGCCGCTTCATGGGCGAATTGTCACCGCTCGCGGCACATAAGCTCGGATCGCATGTGATCAATGCGGCGCTGGAACGCGCGAAGCTTGCGCCCGAGAAGGTCGACGAGGTGGTCATGGGCTGCGTGCTGCCGGCCGGCCAGGGCCAGGCGCCGGCCCGCCAGGCGGCGCGTAGCGCAGGCCTGCCTGACGCCACCGGCGCGACCACCGTCAACAAGGTCTGCGGCTCCGGCATGAAGGCGACCATGCTGGCGCACGACATCATCCGCGCCGGCTCGGCCGAGATCGTCGTCTCCGGCGGCATGGAGAGCATGAGCAACGCGCCCTATCTGCTCGCGAAGGCGCGCGCCGGTTATCGTGCCGGCCATGACCGCGTCATCGACCACATGATGATGGACGGCCTCGAGGATGCCTACGAGACCGGCCGCTCGATGGGCGATTTCGGCGAGGCGACCGCGGAGGCCTATCAGTTCACCCGCACGGACCAGGACGCCTACGCGATGGAGACGCTCGGTCGCGCCCGCAAGGCGGTCGAGAGCGGCGCGTTCAAGGCGGAGATCGCGCCGATCACGCTGACCGAGAAGGCCGGGCCGCGCGTGATCGCCAATGACGAGCATCCACTGAAGGTCGACCCGGCGAAGATTCCCGGATTGAAGCCGGCGTTCCGCGCCAATGGCACCATCACGCCGGCGGCCTCCTCCGCCAATGCCGATGGCGCCGCCGCGCTGGTGCTGACCAAGCGCTCGCTCGCCGATCGCAACGGCCTGCCCGCAATCGCCGAGATCAAGGGCCACGCCACGCATAGTCAGGAGCCGCAATGGTTCACCACGGCGCCGATCCCGGCGATCCGCAAGCTGCTCGACAAGGTCGGCTGGAGCGCAGGCGATGTCGATCTCTTTGAGATCAACGAGGCGTTTGCGGTCGTCGCGATGGCGGCGCAGCGCGATCTCGGCATTCCCCGCGACAAGCTCAACATCAATGGCGGCGCCTGCGCGCTCGGCCATCCCATCGGCGCCACCGGCGCGCGGCTGATCGTGACGCTGCTGCATGCGCTCGAGGCCAACAACCTCAAGCGCGGCGTCGCGGCGCTCTGCATCGGCGGCGGCGAGGCCACGGCGATCGCGGTAGAGCG
This portion of the Bradyrhizobium diazoefficiens genome encodes:
- a CDS encoding acetyl-CoA C-acyltransferase encodes the protein MAEAADPVVIVSAARTPLGRFMGELSPLAAHKLGSHVINAALERAKLAPEKVDEVVMGCVLPAGQGQAPARQAARSAGLPDATGATTVNKVCGSGMKATMLAHDIIRAGSAEIVVSGGMESMSNAPYLLAKARAGYRAGHDRVIDHMMMDGLEDAYETGRSMGDFGEATAEAYQFTRTDQDAYAMETLGRARKAVESGAFKAEIAPITLTEKAGPRVIANDEHPLKVDPAKIPGLKPAFRANGTITPAASSANADGAAALVLTKRSLADRNGLPAIAEIKGHATHSQEPQWFTTAPIPAIRKLLDKVGWSAGDVDLFEINEAFAVVAMAAQRDLGIPRDKLNINGGACALGHPIGATGARLIVTLLHALEANNLKRGVAALCIGGGEATAIAVERLAR